The following are from one region of the Natronosporangium hydrolyticum genome:
- a CDS encoding DUF305 domain-containing protein → MTRQPRIRPGLITVALTLVLVAGCTGSADDDSVTVQPGAPGEPGRVLTDPPTQPHDDAYTDVDVHFLHVMIYHHEQALRMVELVDDRADRAEINLLAARIGRSQEDELALMADWLAVRGEPHEGDHPDVGGMPGMLSEADFAELAEATGATFDQRFLELMIHHHEGALIMVADLREVGGAQEPALAEFTTHLDVDQRIEIDRMRSLLSDLD, encoded by the coding sequence ATGACTCGGCAACCACGCATCCGCCCTGGACTCATCACAGTCGCGTTGACGCTGGTGTTGGTGGCCGGCTGCACGGGTTCGGCGGACGACGACTCGGTAACTGTCCAGCCCGGAGCCCCCGGAGAACCGGGCCGGGTGCTCACCGACCCGCCGACCCAACCCCACGACGACGCGTACACCGACGTCGATGTCCACTTCCTCCACGTGATGATTTACCATCATGAGCAGGCGCTGCGGATGGTGGAGCTGGTCGACGACCGGGCCGACCGGGCAGAGATCAACCTCCTGGCTGCCCGGATCGGCCGCTCCCAGGAGGACGAGCTAGCGCTGATGGCGGACTGGTTGGCGGTGCGGGGCGAGCCGCACGAAGGCGACCATCCGGATGTGGGCGGAATGCCCGGCATGCTGTCCGAGGCCGACTTCGCCGAGCTGGCCGAGGCCACCGGCGCGACGTTCGATCAGCGCTTCCTCGAGCTGATGATCCACCATCACGAAGGGGCACTGATCATGGTTGCTGACCTGCGGGAGGTCGGCGGCGCCCAGGAGCCGGCGTTGGCCGAGTTTACCACCCACCTCGACGTCGACCAGCGGATCGAGATCGACCGAATGCGGTCGCTGCTCTCCGACCTCGATTGA
- a CDS encoding DUF4878 domain-containing protein, translating to MTFGPPPPPPPSHQGYPPPGSYPPGQPAQQQRPRRSLRGLWITLAVVGVLCVGGVGTGGFFLFRTLLDVTEPPREATHAFLTDLQAENYDGAYDQLCDATQATFTRERFALVARDRGDVVDYQLTGAHVSRVNQDTTGTVTARLDLADGSTVTHEFRLVKSGDDWQVCGAPY from the coding sequence ATGACCTTCGGACCGCCGCCACCCCCGCCGCCAAGCCACCAGGGCTATCCGCCGCCCGGGTCCTACCCGCCGGGGCAGCCAGCCCAGCAACAGCGGCCGCGCCGCAGCCTGCGGGGCTTGTGGATCACGCTCGCGGTGGTCGGAGTGCTCTGCGTGGGTGGAGTGGGCACGGGCGGCTTTTTCCTGTTCCGGACCTTGCTGGACGTGACCGAGCCGCCCCGGGAGGCGACCCACGCGTTCCTGACTGACCTGCAGGCCGAGAACTACGACGGGGCCTACGACCAGCTCTGCGACGCCACCCAGGCGACCTTCACCAGGGAACGGTTCGCACTAGTGGCACGAGACCGGGGCGACGTGGTCGACTACCAGCTCACCGGAGCGCACGTCTCGAGGGTCAACCAGGACACCACCGGCACCGTCACCGCCCGGTTGGATCTGGCCGACGGGTCGACCGTCACCCACGAGTTCCGCCTGGTCAAGTCAGGCGACGACTGGCAGGTCTGCGGCGCTCCGTATTGA
- a CDS encoding TspO/MBR family protein: protein MSQARVTRRPRTAIASLLGLLGFVAVVALVATIGGLGSADAGEEYAALELPAWAPPNWLFSPVWAVLYVTIAIAGWLVWRTVGLTLALVPYAVQLGLNALWPALFFGASAYGLASVEIALLWLAIGATVAAFWRAHQVAALLLLPYWAWTTYAGALTIAVWTLN, encoded by the coding sequence ATGTCTCAGGCCCGGGTGACCCGCCGGCCGCGCACCGCCATCGCCAGCTTGCTCGGCCTGCTCGGCTTCGTAGCCGTGGTCGCGCTGGTCGCCACGATCGGTGGGCTCGGCTCCGCCGACGCGGGGGAGGAGTACGCCGCCCTGGAGCTGCCGGCTTGGGCTCCGCCGAACTGGCTCTTCAGCCCGGTGTGGGCGGTCCTCTACGTCACCATTGCGATCGCCGGGTGGCTGGTCTGGCGGACGGTCGGCCTGACCCTGGCGTTGGTGCCGTACGCGGTGCAGCTGGGTTTGAACGCGCTGTGGCCGGCGCTGTTCTTCGGCGCCAGCGCTTACGGCCTCGCGTCGGTGGAGATTGCTCTGCTGTGGCTCGCGATCGGCGCCACTGTCGCCGCGTTCTGGCGCGCGCACCAGGTCGCCGCCCTGCTGTTGTTGCCGTACTGGGCCTGGACCACCTACGCGGGCGCGCTCACGATAGCGGTCTGGACGCTTAACTGA
- a CDS encoding RICIN domain-containing protein — MGPHDRHNQQFRLAPAGDGYHRIVARHIGMAVEVFEWNPENGAQIVQWTDLNSANQQWRVDELGGDVVTFTNRFSGKALDLWEWSTADGARISQYDPTGGTNQQWRMVPADGGGGIECGGGSADAAVAQSGSNYTATRGGSIVYSGGNYGDAIRAAVDSLTPGRNSQERVVVDASGSIGSSAINLPSHTSLEVCGTMNVGNSAGNGAVQAIGAQNVAVPRLNMTGSPFFGLRFADVHGLHLGQINLSLNGGLGIRFERDLPGSTNVRMDDVFVSGTNNHGVETWNVDGLTIGTVTARDTGNSGLLLNNTRNANIGTVDGENAGTGTGYAAFRLANRAGRIGNGYPTNIRVGEVIARGGGRGIFCVSESGGLVIDRVDIAQTGNNAVLIENCYNVTLAAQSGTVAGPGGIRIAARSEFPNTSDVTIENLRVVNSSIVESPCGNNLTFRNNELVNSSLNIC, encoded by the coding sequence ATGGGCCCCCACGATCGGCACAACCAGCAGTTCCGGCTGGCACCCGCTGGCGATGGCTACCACCGGATCGTCGCCCGGCACATCGGCATGGCGGTCGAGGTATTCGAATGGAACCCCGAAAACGGGGCGCAGATCGTCCAGTGGACCGATCTCAACAGCGCCAACCAACAGTGGCGCGTCGACGAGCTCGGTGGTGACGTGGTCACCTTTACCAACCGGTTCAGTGGTAAAGCACTGGACCTCTGGGAATGGTCCACTGCTGACGGGGCCCGGATCTCGCAGTACGACCCCACCGGCGGGACCAACCAGCAGTGGCGAATGGTACCTGCCGACGGCGGTGGCGGCATCGAGTGCGGCGGTGGCTCCGCCGACGCTGCGGTCGCCCAGAGCGGCAGCAACTACACCGCCACCCGCGGCGGCAGCATCGTCTACTCCGGGGGCAACTACGGCGACGCCATCCGCGCTGCGGTCGACAGCCTGACCCCTGGCCGTAACAGCCAGGAGCGGGTGGTGGTCGACGCCTCCGGGTCGATCGGTAGCTCCGCGATCAATCTGCCCAGCCACACCTCGCTGGAGGTCTGCGGCACCATGAACGTCGGCAACTCCGCGGGCAACGGTGCGGTACAGGCGATCGGCGCACAGAACGTGGCGGTGCCGCGCCTCAATATGACCGGCAGTCCGTTCTTCGGGCTCCGCTTCGCCGACGTACACGGACTGCACCTAGGGCAGATCAATCTGTCGCTCAACGGCGGCCTGGGAATCCGGTTCGAGCGGGATCTACCCGGCAGCACCAACGTACGGATGGACGACGTCTTCGTCTCCGGCACCAACAACCACGGCGTGGAGACCTGGAACGTCGACGGCCTGACCATCGGAACGGTGACCGCACGCGACACCGGCAACTCCGGTCTGCTGCTCAACAACACCAGAAACGCCAACATCGGCACGGTAGACGGTGAGAACGCCGGCACCGGCACCGGATACGCCGCGTTCCGGCTCGCCAACCGCGCCGGTCGGATCGGCAACGGGTACCCCACCAACATCCGGGTCGGCGAGGTGATCGCCCGCGGCGGTGGCCGCGGCATCTTCTGCGTCTCGGAGAGCGGCGGGTTGGTGATCGACCGGGTCGACATCGCCCAGACCGGCAACAACGCCGTGCTGATCGAGAACTGCTACAACGTCACCCTCGCCGCGCAGAGCGGCACGGTGGCGGGGCCGGGCGGTATCCGGATCGCGGCCCGGTCGGAGTTCCCGAACACCTCCGACGTGACCATTGAGAATCTGCGGGTCGTCAACTCGTCGATCGTCGAGAGCCCGTGCGGCAACAACCTGACCTTCCGGAACAACGAGCTGGTCAACTCCTCGCTCAACATCTGCTGA
- a CDS encoding alanine racemase, protein MSELRGMTLPGGGSTGFGTPVLLLKEQALADNLQSMQDFCHRSGLSLAPHVKTTLSPEIISRQLGAGAWAVTVATPTQLRTLRWLGAPRVLLANQLVDPAAITWLGGELDRDPGFSAFCYVDSVVGISLLERTLADRGQHRPLPVLVELGVPGGRTGAREAEEVVALARQVVEAPHLSLAGVGGFEGVIDVGPDPQGLALVESYLWRLRQVADQLAGGYAGEVPAELMVTVGGSAFFDLVPGVFDERWQAGRAIRVVLRSGCYVTHDSAAYQRFRSVMAHRCEPLVLTAALELWARVLSRPEAGLALVDFGKRDTGIDAGFPVPRHVIRRGGAVGPAPMASVVELNDQHAYLRAAPPATRLDLAVGDLVGFGISHPCTTFDKWRLIPLVDEDRALTGAVRTLF, encoded by the coding sequence GTGAGTGAGCTGCGGGGCATGACGCTGCCGGGCGGTGGGTCGACGGGTTTCGGGACCCCGGTGTTGTTGCTGAAGGAGCAGGCCCTCGCCGACAACCTGCAGTCCATGCAGGATTTCTGTCACCGGTCCGGACTGTCGTTGGCGCCGCATGTAAAAACCACCCTGTCCCCGGAGATCATCAGTCGGCAGCTCGGCGCCGGTGCCTGGGCGGTGACGGTGGCGACGCCTACCCAGCTGCGGACGTTACGGTGGCTGGGAGCGCCGCGGGTACTGCTCGCCAACCAGTTGGTCGATCCGGCGGCGATCACATGGCTGGGCGGCGAACTCGACCGGGATCCAGGCTTCTCCGCTTTCTGCTATGTGGACTCGGTGGTCGGCATCAGCCTGTTGGAGCGGACCCTCGCCGACCGGGGCCAGCACCGCCCGCTGCCGGTCCTGGTCGAGCTGGGGGTGCCGGGCGGGCGTACTGGTGCCCGGGAGGCGGAGGAGGTCGTAGCGCTGGCCCGGCAGGTCGTCGAGGCGCCGCATCTGAGCCTCGCCGGGGTCGGTGGCTTCGAGGGGGTCATCGATGTCGGACCGGATCCGCAGGGGTTGGCGCTGGTCGAGAGTTACCTGTGGCGGCTGCGGCAGGTCGCCGACCAGCTCGCCGGTGGGTACGCCGGGGAGGTGCCCGCGGAGTTGATGGTCACGGTTGGTGGCAGCGCCTTCTTCGATCTGGTTCCCGGGGTTTTCGACGAGCGGTGGCAGGCCGGCCGGGCAATCCGGGTGGTATTGCGCAGTGGCTGCTACGTGACGCACGATTCGGCCGCCTATCAACGTTTCCGCTCGGTGATGGCGCACCGCTGCGAACCGCTGGTGTTGACCGCAGCGCTGGAGTTGTGGGCACGGGTGTTGTCCCGGCCCGAGGCCGGCCTGGCGCTGGTCGACTTCGGGAAGCGGGACACCGGCATCGATGCTGGCTTCCCCGTGCCACGGCATGTGATCCGCCGCGGCGGCGCGGTGGGTCCGGCGCCGATGGCGAGCGTGGTCGAGCTGAACGACCAGCACGCGTACCTGCGGGCGGCGCCGCCGGCGACCCGGCTCGACCTCGCGGTGGGCGACCTGGTCGGTTTCGGGATCTCCCATCCATGCACGACCTTCGACAAATGGCGGCTGATCCCACTGGTGGATGAGGATCGGGCGCTGACCGGGGCGGTCCGCACGCTGTTCTGA
- a CDS encoding fumarylacetoacetate hydrolase family protein: MRLIRFGPVGDERPGVMAPGPAGDPVGYDVSGVVADFDAGFWSTGGLDLVRGAVASGKLPRFELDRVRLGSPISLPPKILCVGLNYHEHARESGMTLPTEPVLFMKAPNTVVGPDDPVLIPPGSVKTDWEVELGVVIGRPARYLPDPAAAREVIGGFVLSTDLSEREYQLERGGQWDKGKSCETFNPLGPWLVTADEVPDPQALWLELTVDGQRMQYGLTADMVFPVDYLVWYLSQFMVLEPGDLINTGTPAGVGMGQQPPRYLRAGDTFTVAGQELGSQRHECRQAGPELDRGPG, encoded by the coding sequence ATGAGACTGATCCGGTTCGGCCCGGTCGGCGACGAACGTCCCGGGGTGATGGCCCCCGGCCCGGCTGGTGATCCGGTCGGGTACGACGTCAGTGGGGTGGTCGCCGACTTCGACGCCGGATTCTGGAGCACCGGTGGGCTGGATCTGGTGCGCGGCGCGGTCGCGAGCGGGAAGCTGCCGCGGTTCGAGCTGGACCGGGTCCGGCTCGGTTCGCCGATTTCGTTGCCGCCAAAGATTCTCTGTGTCGGGCTCAATTACCACGAGCACGCCCGGGAGTCGGGGATGACGCTGCCGACCGAGCCGGTGTTGTTCATGAAGGCCCCCAATACGGTGGTGGGGCCGGACGACCCGGTGTTGATCCCGCCGGGCAGCGTCAAGACCGACTGGGAGGTGGAGTTGGGGGTGGTGATCGGCCGGCCCGCTCGGTATCTGCCGGATCCGGCCGCCGCCCGGGAGGTGATCGGTGGTTTCGTGCTCTCCACCGATCTTTCGGAGCGGGAGTACCAGCTGGAGCGGGGCGGCCAGTGGGACAAAGGCAAGTCTTGCGAGACTTTCAACCCGCTGGGTCCGTGGTTGGTCACCGCCGACGAGGTGCCCGATCCGCAGGCGCTGTGGTTGGAGCTGACGGTCGACGGGCAGCGGATGCAGTACGGTCTCACCGCCGATATGGTCTTCCCGGTCGACTACCTGGTCTGGTATCTGAGCCAGTTCATGGTGTTGGAGCCTGGTGATTTGATCAACACGGGGACTCCGGCCGGGGTTGGGATGGGGCAGCAGCCGCCACGCTACCTGCGAGCCGGGGACACCTTTACCGTTGCCGGCCAGGAGTTGGGTAGCCAGCGGCACGAGTGCCGGCAGGCCGGCCCGGAGCTGGACCGGGGACCGGGCTGA